A DNA window from Daucus carota subsp. sativus chromosome 3, DH1 v3.0, whole genome shotgun sequence contains the following coding sequences:
- the LOC108211578 gene encoding glucan endo-1,3-beta-glucosidase-like, translating to MNYYTQLLNYTTVMYKMSKLSFMQFVFLFIGIFVLAFKTPGAQSIGVCYGRNGNNLPNAQATINLFRANGIGRMRLYDPVQPVLQALRGSNIELILDVPNTQLRSLQNPAAARTWVRDNVQNYIPGVRFRYIAVGNEVDPNNGGTSQYVNLVLPAMRNIHDAIVAAGLQNQIKVSTATYSGLTSGFPPSQGAFRDNVKGFIEPIIRFLAQNNLPLLANIYPYFSYLGTPQGDLQYALFTAPNVVVTDSVGNRQYRNLFDALLDTLYSAVERSGGPNIEIVVSESGWPSSGGTEASAQNAGTYYRNLINHVRQNGTPKRQGRPIETYLFAMYDENLKGGAETEKHFGLFNPTNQQPKYQLRF from the exons ATGAATTATTACACACAGCTTTTGAATTATACTACCGTAATGTACAAGATGTCTAAGCTAAGTTTTATGCAGTTTGTATTTCTGTTTATTGGGATCTTCGTGCTTGCCTTCAAGACACCAG GAGCACAGTCTATAGGTGTGTGTTATGGGAGAAACGGAAATAATTTACCGAATGCACAAGCGACAATAAATTTGTTCAGGGCCAATGGTATCGGAAGAATGAGGCTTTACGATCCAGTTCAGCCAGTACTTCAAGCTCTCAGAGGATCGAATATAGAGCTCATTCTTGACGTACCAAACACGCAGCTTCGATCCCTTCAAAATCCTGCTGCAGCAAGAACTTGGGTTCGAGATAATGTTCAAAATTACATTCCAGGAGTTAGATTTCGTTACATTGCTGTTGGAAACGAAGTTGATCCTAACAATGGTGGTACTTCGCAGTATGTTAATCTTGTCCTTCCCGCGATGAGAAATATACATGATGCAATCGTGGCAGCAGGACTGCAGAATCAAATTAAGGTTTCCACCGCGACATATTCAGGTCTCACCAGTGGATTTCCTCCGTCACAAGGTGCTTTTCGGGATAATGTAAAAGGGTTCATTGAGCCGATCATTCGGTTTTTAGCCCAAAACAATTTGCCACTGCTAGCAAACATATACCCTTATTTCAGCTACCTAGGGACTCCACAGGGTGATCTTCAGTATGCTCTTTTTACAGCACCAAATGTGGTCGTGACAGATTCGGTTGGTAATCGTCAGTACAGGAACCTATTTGATGCCTTGTTGGATACTTTGTATTCGGCTGTTGAGAGATCAGGAGGTCCGAACATCGAGATCGTCGTTTCGGAGAGTGGATGGCCTTCTTCAGGTGGTACTGAGGCAAGTGCACAAAATGCAGGAACTTATTACAGGAATTTGATCAATCACGTTAGACAAAATGGGACGCCAAAGAGACAGGGGAGACCTATAGAAACTTACTTGTTTGCTATGtatgatgaaaacctcaagggAGGAGCAGAGACTGAGAAACATTTTGGCCTTTTCAACCCCACAAATCAGCAGCCAAAATACCAACTTAGGTTCTGa